The Streptomyces sp. TLI_105 DNA segment GTCGCCATCAGGCGCTCCCACTCCCGGTCGGGCATCCCCGGCACCGCCCGTCCCGCCTGCACCCACTGCGCGACCAGCTCGGAATAGACGGGGAACGGATCGCTGTCCGCCGGGGACGGGTCACTCACATATCGGCTCTTCGGAATGAAGGCCATCCGTTCCCATTTTCCGGGACCCGGCGCCATTTTCGCTCCTTCCGCTGCGATTCCCGCATCATTACACAGGCGCCGCAAGAGAGTGATTCGTCCTGTTCATGTCGCGTCGCGTACCTGTGTGCGAGCGGGTCGAAATACGGTGCGGACATGAAATTCCCGCGTCCACGGCTGTCCCGGCGTCCGTTGCTCGCCGCGGCGGCCCTCGCCACCCTCTCCGCCCTCGCTCCCGGCGCCCTCGCCCTCGCCCCCACCGGCCTCCCGGCCCCCGAGAAGGGGCTGAACCTGCTCGTCGTCGGCATCGACAGCCGCAAGGGCGTCACCCCGGAGGAGAAGGAGCGCTTCCACCTCGGCGGGAAGGAGTGCGACTGCACGGACGTGATGATGCTCGTGCACGTCTCGGCGGCGAACGACCGGGTCGAGGTCGTGAGCCTGCCGCGCGACTCCCTCGCCTCCTTCCCGGCGGGGCACCGCGACCGGCGCACCGGGAAGACGCACGCCGCCCACCAGGCGAAGATCAACAACGCCTGGGCGGAGGGCGGCTCCGCGTTCGCCGTGGAGACCGTCGAGTCGATGACCGGACTGCCCGTCCACCGCTACCTGGAGATCGACTTCCGGCGCTTCATGGACACCGTGGACCGCGTCGACGGCGGCGTCCCGGTCTGTACGGCGCAGCCGCTCAAGGACCCGTCCACCGGCATCGACCTCCAGCCCGGGACCAAATGGGTCGCAGGCGGCGAGGCACTCCAGTACGTACGGTCCCGGAAGGCCGACGGGCAGATGGACTTCGGCCGCATCCGGAAGCAGCAGCAGTTCGTCGTGAACACCCTGCACCGGCTCCACGACGGCATCCTCGACGACCCGGAGCGGCTGAAGGACTTCGCGGCGACCCTGCGCGGGACGGCGGCGGCCGAGCGGGGGATCTCCGGGGCGGAGCTGCTGACGCTCGCCGCGCACCTGCGGGACCTGCCCCCGGAGCGCATGGAGTTCGCGACCGTGCCCATCCGGGGCTTCAACCCGGACATCGAGGGCGTCGGCTCCACGCTCGCCTGGGACGAGGAGGGGGCGGCGGAGGTCTTCGGGCGGCTGGCCGAGGACCGGCCGCTGCCCGCCGCCGGGGCCGTCACGCCGAGCCAGATCCCGGCGGCCGTGTACCGGCCGGCCGAGGGATCCTCGCTCATCTGCCCGTAGTCCGTCCGGTGGACTTCCCGGAACCTCCGGACCGCTGACCAGTTGATCAGCACGGCTCGGCACTCAGCGGGCCCGTATCCGAAAGGCCTGAACAATGAAGAAGCTCTTGGCGACGGCTGCTGTGGCCGCGTCCGTCCTCGGCGCGACGGCGGCGGGCGCCGGGCAGGCGCTCGCGATCGCCGACGACGGCGGCACCACGTCGC contains these protein-coding regions:
- a CDS encoding LCP family protein — protein: MKFPRPRLSRRPLLAAAALATLSALAPGALALAPTGLPAPEKGLNLLVVGIDSRKGVTPEEKERFHLGGKECDCTDVMMLVHVSAANDRVEVVSLPRDSLASFPAGHRDRRTGKTHAAHQAKINNAWAEGGSAFAVETVESMTGLPVHRYLEIDFRRFMDTVDRVDGGVPVCTAQPLKDPSTGIDLQPGTKWVAGGEALQYVRSRKADGQMDFGRIRKQQQFVVNTLHRLHDGILDDPERLKDFAATLRGTAAAERGISGAELLTLAAHLRDLPPERMEFATVPIRGFNPDIEGVGSTLAWDEEGAAEVFGRLAEDRPLPAAGAVTPSQIPAAVYRPAEGSSLICP